Proteins from a single region of Stigmatella erecta:
- a CDS encoding trypsin-like peptidase domain-containing protein — MRPSSLTAWCLLFSLAFITAAQAEGGLNPWLQARAREHAVWMAKQEHRSEAGALALWQERPASQSPDIPDFVPPSSLAPLIRAVEASVVRISTLNATSRAGGAGRSAGSGFVLTPDGLVVTNNHVVARAQSIDVGLADGREFPAEVVGRDASTDVALLRLRGVGATPLPAVYLGDSDRLEVGDWVVAIGNPFGLDHSVSHGMISAKERVLGVDVFDDFIQTDALINPGNSGGPLFNMRGEVVGVNTAIMSQGQGIGFAVPINLVKDLLPNLRENGRLERGWLGLKVDDAHAVVKYVYRRSPAAEAGIRAGDQVLAVNGKAIDSYLQLLRKVALLAPGTETKLTLMRGGTRQEVAVKLAARPAPETLQALEGPGNMDDLGLVLKDLSPEVASSLGHTAYSGALVTGVVPRSPAAQAGIVAGDVITEVNRRRVKDVAGVRATLAMGNGGGTNVLIRVQRGEVQQYLTMVP; from the coding sequence ATGCGCCCTTCCTCGCTCACCGCCTGGTGCCTGCTGTTCTCCCTGGCATTCATCACCGCTGCCCAGGCCGAAGGGGGGCTGAATCCCTGGCTTCAGGCCCGGGCGCGCGAGCACGCCGTGTGGATGGCGAAGCAGGAGCACCGCTCGGAGGCGGGCGCGCTGGCGCTCTGGCAGGAGCGGCCCGCGTCCCAGAGCCCGGACATTCCAGACTTCGTTCCCCCCTCGTCCCTGGCGCCGCTGATCCGCGCGGTGGAGGCGAGCGTGGTGCGCATCAGCACCCTGAACGCCACATCCCGTGCCGGGGGGGCGGGGCGCTCGGCGGGCTCCGGCTTCGTGCTCACGCCGGATGGCTTGGTGGTGACCAACAACCACGTCGTCGCCCGGGCCCAGAGCATCGACGTGGGGCTGGCGGATGGCCGTGAGTTTCCCGCCGAGGTGGTGGGCCGGGATGCCTCCACGGACGTGGCGCTCCTGCGGCTGCGGGGCGTCGGGGCCACGCCGCTGCCGGCGGTGTACCTGGGTGACTCCGATCGCCTGGAGGTGGGGGACTGGGTGGTGGCCATCGGCAACCCGTTCGGGTTGGACCACTCCGTGTCGCACGGGATGATCTCCGCGAAGGAGCGCGTGCTGGGCGTGGATGTGTTCGATGACTTCATCCAGACGGACGCGCTCATCAACCCCGGCAACTCCGGGGGGCCGCTGTTCAACATGCGCGGCGAGGTGGTGGGGGTGAACACCGCCATCATGAGCCAGGGGCAGGGCATTGGCTTCGCGGTGCCCATCAACCTGGTGAAGGACCTGCTGCCCAACCTGCGCGAGAACGGCCGGCTGGAGCGGGGGTGGCTGGGGCTGAAAGTGGACGATGCGCACGCCGTGGTGAAGTACGTGTACCGCCGCAGCCCGGCGGCCGAGGCCGGCATCCGCGCGGGAGACCAGGTGCTGGCCGTCAACGGCAAGGCCATCGATTCCTACCTCCAGTTGCTGCGCAAGGTGGCGCTGCTGGCGCCCGGAACGGAGACGAAGCTGACGCTGATGCGCGGCGGCACCCGGCAGGAGGTGGCGGTGAAGCTGGCCGCGCGCCCGGCGCCGGAGACCCTGCAAGCCCTGGAGGGCCCCGGCAACATGGACGATCTGGGGCTGGTACTGAAGGACCTGTCCCCGGAGGTGGCCTCCTCCCTGGGCCACACCGCGTACTCGGGGGCCCTCGTCACCGGGGTGGTGCCGCGCAGCCCCGCGGCCCAGGCCGGCATCGTCGCCGGGGATGTCATCACCGAGGTGAACCGGCGGCGTGTGAAGGACGTGGCCGGCGTGCGCGCCACCCTGGCGATGGGCAACGGGGGCGGCACGAACGTGCTCATCCGGGTGCAACGCGGCGAGGTGCAGCAGTACCTGACGATGGTCCCCTGA
- a CDS encoding PilZ domain-containing protein produces MEERRSNLRFDKVFTVYLSTRDGMTRGIGRNISARGMFVETREPMPLGEKLKVTFAGEDGTEMTCLCEVRYQVALAYGRKDGREGNSRGVGLRVVAYETQDDAPLLLVDRERVMH; encoded by the coding sequence GTGGAAGAACGGCGCTCAAACCTTCGTTTCGACAAGGTCTTCACGGTGTACCTGAGCACCCGGGACGGGATGACGCGGGGCATTGGCCGCAACATCAGCGCCCGGGGCATGTTCGTGGAGACGCGCGAGCCGATGCCGCTGGGGGAGAAGCTGAAGGTCACCTTCGCGGGGGAGGACGGCACGGAGATGACGTGCCTGTGCGAGGTGCGCTACCAGGTGGCGCTGGCCTACGGGCGCAAGGATGGGCGCGAGGGCAACAGCCGGGGCGTGGGGCTGCGCGTGGTGGCCTACGAGACGCAGGATGACGCGCCGCTGCTGCTGGTGGACCGTGAGCGGGTGATGCACTGA
- a CDS encoding DUF6066 family protein produces MIRRLLCLVLLLPAFAHADVDPRFARLRDTAEPLGGLGAFLERYIGECGSLFASSDCRTKADAFRKHYRGKRMYMIVTEEVATMVAPGAYQPNTGHFSVHVTPVFSGGRYALTDGTPKKTDAEGTPLLPALTMTGTSPQGWNGGVFSRLFSSQGVRVQVIFTPLDIWTLTQPGGGKTFGVAARIEAILVTEGRTGQQMGLWLEGKDAPKKK; encoded by the coding sequence GTGATCCGCCGCCTCCTGTGCCTCGTGCTGCTCTTGCCCGCGTTCGCCCACGCGGATGTGGACCCCCGCTTCGCCCGGTTGAGGGACACCGCCGAGCCGCTGGGGGGGCTGGGGGCGTTCCTCGAGCGCTACATCGGGGAGTGCGGCAGCCTGTTCGCCTCGTCGGACTGCCGCACCAAGGCGGACGCCTTCCGCAAGCACTACCGCGGCAAGCGCATGTACATGATCGTCACCGAGGAGGTGGCCACCATGGTGGCCCCCGGTGCCTACCAGCCGAACACCGGCCACTTCTCCGTCCACGTCACCCCGGTCTTCTCCGGGGGCCGCTATGCCCTCACCGACGGCACGCCCAAGAAGACGGACGCCGAGGGCACCCCGCTCCTGCCGGCCCTCACCATGACGGGGACCTCGCCCCAGGGCTGGAACGGCGGCGTGTTCTCGCGGCTGTTCTCCTCCCAGGGGGTCCGGGTCCAGGTCATCTTCACGCCCCTGGACATCTGGACCCTGACCCAGCCCGGCGGGGGAAAGACGTTCGGGGTGGCCGCGCGCATCGAAGCCATCCTCGTCACCGAGGGGCGCACCGGCCAGCAGATGGGCCTGTGGCTTGAGGGCAAGGACGCCCCCAAGAAGAAGTAG